The genomic window AAGAAAAGATCGAATCAAAAGGAATCAAATCCATTCGTTCCCGTGTCACAAATATCAAACCTTTCTTACCTGAAGAAAAACAAGGAATGACGACGGAAGAATTCCGTGAAGATATTCTTTTGAAAATCTTCGGTGTGTCTTCGGTAGAAGAAGTAAAAACGTATGAATTGACAGAAAAGGATTGGGAGAAAATCAATCAAATTTCTGAACAATACTATCGAAACTGGGACTGGAATTACGGAAAATCACCAGATTTCAACTTCTCACGTCAAAAACGCTTCTCGATTGGTTCGATCGAGGTACATTTAAATGTTTCAGAAGGAATCATTGATGACGTAAAAATCTTCGGCGATTTCTTTGGTCTAGGAGATATCAAAGATGTTGAACAAGCATTGACTGGCTTAAAGTATGACAAACCTACTTTACAAAAAGCAGTTGAAACGATCGATATCAAAAAATACTTTGGCGCGATCGAAGCCCAGGACTTATTAGAGCTCTTGTACTAAATGAGTGTATGATAAAATCTAAAACATCAAATAAAGACCTTCGAAAACAGTCTATTGACTGCTTTTGAAGGTCTTTATTTAGCTAGGAGAGATATTGATTTTTAAACGATCGACCCATTTATCTTTTTCTTGGATCAAGGTGCTGCTGTATTTATCGAGCGTAGTTTGGATCATCATCAAGTCATACTGCTCCTGTCGCATCAATTCTTCTGTCACATCTTTTGAAAAAATATTTTTCTCATATTGTATGCTGTGTTCACAGTGGATCTGGATTTGAGAATTGATTTCTTGGATCGATAAATAGATTTCTCGATGCAAAGGATTCTCAATGGCTTGAGTCTCTCGGAACGAGTGCTCGAGAATATGAATAAGCAGTTGCGTGAAATCTTCATCTTGGATCGGTAACGAAGCGGGAATGTGTGTATGGAAATCGACTTTGATATTCTTTTTAGTCGCCACTTCTTGATATCTCGCCAGAATCAAATTTGTCAGTTGGTGCCCTGTCGGAAATAGGGACAGATCCAATTGTTTTGTTTCTTGTACGATTCGCTTTAAGTAAGCTTTTGCTTCATCTTGTTCATCTGCATCGATCAACTGACTGAGTGCTTCCATCCGGGCAACAAAGTCATTTTTAGCATGATCGATTTGCTGGATCTGTGCTTGGATTTTCGCGTAATGTGTTTCAATCAAATCAGTTTTAGTTTGTAAGAAAAGCCGTTCTTTATGATAACTATCGATTTTCATGACATTTTCCATGATGTTGTATGCAACAATAACAATCAGGATGATCGCAAATAAAAGAGTGGACCAGTTGATGATCGTATGCCCGATACCTAAAGCTGTTTGGATATAGAACATACAATGAAAAATAGCGATCAAAACGATCCAAGGACTACAAACAGTGAAAAATCGATTTTCTTTATATGCTTCTCCGATACTTGCGATGGAAGTAACTAAAGTGCTGACCACACTGACGACACTTGCAAATGGCATCAATTCAGGCAATTCAAAATCGGACAATAACGAATAAAGAATGATATTGGCAAAAAGAAATGCTTGGAAATAGCAGAAGTAGCCATACCATTTCTGGTAGCTCGTCATTTTTGATTGATAGTAAAAAATGATCAGTATAGAAGTCAAAATAGCGAATAAGTGAGAAAAAATTGAATGAACGATTGGCTCAAAAAGAACCCCACTCAAGATATCCTCCGAAATAGATTCAAACCCAAGAACTAAAGAAAATAGACTTAAAATCAATAATGAACGATCCAATTTCTTGTGTCTATAGAGAATATAGCTCGTCCAGATCAATAATCCGATGGCGATAACGAAAGCCAGGATCATCGCAATGACTTGAGGGATCGACTGTGAAAAAATAAAGCTGATCATAGGACTGGTTGTTCCTAAATAAACTTTTGGTGTCAGTCCTGAATAATTCTGGTAGGGGGAGGAAACAACGATTTTCAATGTCTTACCAACATAAGATTCTGGAAGATCAATGATCGATAATGATAATCCAGGGTTGTTTCTTTCACTATCTTTTGATCGACTGTAGAGTAGAGTATCATCTAGTGAAACACTTAGCCATTGGTGATTACCTTTGATCAACAGATTGGCATCATCCAAATCTTTATGTAGAGTCGTCTCCATTATAAATGGTTCATTTTTATCGATCGATGGCATGTAGTCGATATGGCTGCTATCGAACTGGAAATATGGATCATACTCAGAATAATACACCCATGAGTCTTCGATCTGTGACATTTGTTTGCTGTCAACTGGAGTGAAAATGTAATGGAAAAAATAAGTAATGCTGATTATAAATAACGTAGTTAATGTAATGATTATACTCCATTTGAGTTTTATAGAGAATGGTGCATTTTTATTACGAATGTTATTAAAAAGAACCATAGACGAATCTCCTTTTGTAAGTACTCTAATTCAAGAGTAAACTTTTTTTATTTTAGAGTCAATTTTTATCTGCGTCAACACATTTTTTTGTCAATTAGTTTTATTTTTCTTTAATAAGATAATGCTTGAGTGTTAATGTTGTAATAAATATCTTGTTATTATATTATGTATTTAATGAAATGTTACGAAGGAGGTCCGATGTGCCTATCTATAAAAAAATAACCTTTATTAGCTCAATTACGTTAGTGTCTTTATTAGCAATGATTTTATGTGTCGTGTTGCTTCCTCGTGTATTTGGATTGACCCCACATATCATCGACGATCAAGCAATGGGCGCAGCCTATTCAGAAGGAAGCTTGATCTATGTACAAAAAAGAAAGGTGGATACGTTATTAGTTGGCGATGTGATTACCTACTATGAGAATTCTGGTAAACATATTGTGACAAGAAGAGTCGTTGCTATTGAAGACCAACATCGCTATTTTTATACGAAAGCCGATGGGAAAACGCAGATTGAAGTCGAAGCCGTTCGAGACCGCAATATTATTGGAACACCTGTGTTTAAGATTCCTTACATCGGATTGCTGTTTTCACGACATGCATTTAATTGGATGAAATGGGTTTTCTTAGGCATTGCTGTTTGCTTGTCCTCAATTACTGCTTGGCACACTTACCTTGAATTGAAGAAGCGCCGAGAGAAAGAAACTGATTTCTTTTCTGATATCCAATAGATTGATTTTTTAACGATCGATTCTTCCTCTTGTCGAAAGATAGGTTTCTTCGTATAATGTTTGGAAGAGGAGTGGAAGTATGCGTAATGAAATGATGCATCGTCCCGTTGTAAAAGAAGAATTATTGGACTTTATGCGGACAGAACAAAAACAGTTGACCGGAGAATTAGGGAAAGTTGAAGAGGAAGCACATGTGGCAGAAGTGCCGATCATTCCTCATGAAACAGTCGTATTTTTACAGTTTTTATTAGGACAGATCAAACCAAAACAAGTGCTTGAAATTGGAGCAGCGATTGGTTTTTCATCTAGTTTAATGGCACAAGTGATCGGAAAAGATGGTCATGTGACAACGATCGATCGCTTTGATGTGATGATCAGAAAAGCGAAAGCGACGTATGAGCGTTTAGGATTGACCGATCAAGTGACATTATTAGAAGGGCAAGCAGCCGATATTTTGCCAACCTTGACTGGCCCTTATGATTTTATTTTCATGGATAGTGCAAAATCAAAATATATCGAATTTTTACCAGAATGCTTACGCGTGTTGAAAAAAGGTGGCGTCTTGATGGTTGATGATATTTTCCAAGGAGGAACGATTCTTTTAGCTGATGAAGAGATTCCGAGAGGGAAACGAGCAATCCATCGTAAATTGAATGAATTTTTACGTGTAGTTATGGCACATCCAGATTTGACCTCTACGTTATTACCTTTGGGAGACGGTGTGATTTTGATCACGAAAGAGGCTGAAACAATCGATTTATAAATTGATATAGTGTAATTAAGCGTGAAGCACCTATCCGTTCGTAACCGAACCTAGGTGCTTTTATAGTATTTCTTTAACAGATGGAGCCTAAAGGATTGATCAAGCGCTATGTTGATAGTTGGTGTCGAACTACTCTCTCGTAGCCGAAACTTAATAATGACAAATGTTTTTTTAGGTAAAGGCGATGTGAATAAAGTACGATAAAAATTTTTGTTTCATAAAATAACTATTTTGTATTGACAGAAGCTGTCTATTTATCTATAATTATTTTTGTTCCGCTAAAGCTGTCATAGTAGCTCAGCTGGATAGAGCATCCGCCTTCTAAGCGGACGGTCGGGGGTTCGAATCCCTCCTGTGACGTAAAAAACCGTTAGAAACTTTTGTTTCTAGCGGTTTTTCTTGTATATTGTGCCAAATGAGTGCCAAAAGGTGAGAAAAGTATAAGAGTATGGAGCAGCGATTCTTAAAACCACGAAAATGTTGTTCCAGAATCACTCCTTCAGAAATAAGTGTGAAACCCCCATAAATTCGTCGAGTAATTTTCGGTTCTTCATGCTTATTTTTTGGAGCTGCCCCACCCGTCATCCCCTCTTTCTGTACATATTTGTAAGAAATCAACATGCTAAATACCAAACAATAAAATGATAAAAAGCAAAATCAAATCATATAAGATATGCGCGAGCATCGGGATCCATAAGTTTTGTGTTTTTAGCCATGCGTAGAGGGAAGGTGCATGAGCTAAGCCGATAACAAAAATACATTGATAGAGATTGCCACCATATACTGCATAATGGCTGAGACCGAAAACGAGTAGAGAAATCGTACTAGCGGTCAAAATAGAAACTTTAGTAGGCATAAATCTGGAAAGTAATAGAAAAGTTAGGACGAAGATCGCTGCAATATAAAGTTCTTCACCAATCAGGCTCACACTAAGTTGAGATAGATATAGGATTCCTCCGCCAATACTTAATCCTTCGTACCAGTTGGCTCCACCAGCATTCGCAGCCATTGTTTGATTGAGCAGTTTTCCGATCAAGATAAAAATATCTGAAAGTAGAGAACCACTGATAATAACAAAAATGATCCAGCTCCAATCTTTCTTTCTTAGTTTTTCAAATAAGGACTGTGTATTTTTCCAACCAATCAGCGAGATCAAAGCAAGCAGACCTCCGATAGGTAAAAAGGTCCAATCTAGAGCCCCTGAGAAGACCGGATTAGCGGTCATCATGCCCCAATCAGCCAAAATCAAAAGAATGAGTGCTAAGAGCGACCGCCACGGATTGAACGTGACAGCTTGAAACATCGTGAACATTAAATAACTCCTCCTATAATAAAATCAACAAAGTGCGATTGTATCATTGATCTAAAAGATATTGAAATCATTTGCTGTTTTTTTTAGAGCTAGATGAGAGAGCTTTTTTCTTGGTGTAGGAAAACCAGATATCTATGATAAAATAAAGTATCAAAAGAAACTGTCTGAGCAGATAGTGACTAGCGTTTCTTGAGTCGAAAATCGAATGGGCATATTTTAGGAGAGGACAAAGGAAAAACGAATGTTAATCACAAAAAAATGGATGGATCGTTTGACACGTCCATACAGGTCACAAGGAATGGTCCGTTGTTTAGCGGAATCGCAGAGTATGGATAGTATTAGTAGTAAAGTGATTTTATTGATCAATGAGAAGAATGTGACGATTTTATTTTTGAATTTTTTTCAAACGAAAGTCATTGATCATCTCACCTATGAACGAGCAGAGATTGAAAAGGAAGATGTGGCTTTAGGTGGTGGACTATCTGTTGTCTGGCGTTTTTCTGCTGGAGGGAAGAAGTGGCGCTTTCGAATCATAAAAAAAATCATTCCTTTAGGGGATGAACAAAGAGAATTTTTAATGCAAATCCAGTAAGGTATGTATTTACGGGTTCAATAAAGAAAAGAAGAACGACTATACAACCGTAGGTGATAGTGTTCTTCTTTTTTTGATCAGAATCGCGTGATGATGTCATCTAAAATAGTGATCAGTTCGTCTTTTTCTACTTTTAAGTGACCACTGCTCCATTCAGCTAAGACGTTTGTGATTCCTGAAATCGAGAAAAGAACTTCTACTTTGTTTTTGATATCCTTTTCATCTAATTGTTCTTCGTCCAGGACTCTTTTTATCAAGATGTGTGTCAACTGAGCGGAGAGTTCATCATCCATGAAATCATTGAAGAAAAAGTGGAAAACAGCTTTGTTCTCATCTACATGATTGACTAAAGCATGGACAAAGTTGCGAAAGTCATATTGCTCTTTTTTTGGGTAAGTTTGATCGAAGATATCTGTCAGTATACAGATCGATTCTTCAATGATTTTTGAACGAAGATCATAAATATCTTCATAATGAGTATAAAACGTTCCTCGCCCGATATCTGCTTGTTGTGAAAGCTCCGCGATCGTGATTTTATTGATTGGTTTTTCTTTCGTTAAATCCAAAAAGGCTTGTTTGATTGCTTGTTTAGTTTTGGCGCTTCGACGGTCCATGCGTATCTCCTTTTTTAGACAGTATCTTCCTAAATGTTCATTATTGGACAGATGTTGAACAATTGCCTATAGGAAGTGGCTTTCTGAGTAATTATAATAAAGTTACATCAAGAAATAAAGTTTTGTTTTAAAGGAGAAGATGAACATGGAAAAATTAACGATTCGTTCAATCGATAAAAAAGACTTAGATACAGCAAGTAAATTTGCGGCGCAAGGGATGAACTATTCGAGTTATACAGAAAATCCGATCGCGCTTTATCTCTATCGCCAGTACGCATTGTCAGCAATGTTGATGAAATCAACAGTCACCCTGGGTGCTTATTTGGATGGAAAATTTGTTGGCTTTATATTTGCTCGCTTCGATGGAGAAAAGAAAGTACCTGTTTCATGGGGGAGACGGTTGTTTGTCAACATGGTAGAAAAAATGATCGGCTTGACTGGTTACCAAGGTGCGATAGGAGCATATGACCAAGCCAATCAAAAAATGTATCATGAATTTGCATCGAATCATCCAGAGGGTGAAATCACTTATTTTGCGGTTGATCCGGCTTTGAAAGGTAAGCGGATCGGTTCACGCTTGTTAGAAGAAATCAAGAAACGTTACAAAGATAAACGTGTATATCTCTATACAGACTCTAATTGTAATTACCAATTTTACTTGAAAAAAGGATTCCAGATTTTCGGTCGTCAACCAATCGATCTAGGTGAAGGAGAACCAATGACTTGTTACTTACTAAGCACAACTTTATGATCGAATAAATGACGTTAATATATATGCTACTCTTAACGTTGACTCATTGATGAGTCGGCGTTTATTTTTCTTTTACCAATCATGAGTCACGAGCAGAAGTTAAAGTAAAAAAACAAGAGTTCCTTTATAATCTAAATGGAGATCGTTTTAGTTGGCGGAGAATCACAGCGAGCCAACTAAAAATAGGATCGATCACTGATTTAGAAAGGAAGAAAATAGATGACACTTTTATCTCAGATTTTAGTTACCCTTGTTGCATTGGAGTTTCTTTATATCATGTACATTGAAACATTTGCGACAGTCTCTGCAACAACTAGTCGAGTATTCAATATGCCAAAAGAAGAATTACAACGGCAGTCAGTGCAGACTTTATTTAAGAATCAAGGGATCTATAACGGTTTACTTGGCGTGGCTTTGATATACGGTGCTTATTTTTCAAATGCACCGAAAGAAATCACAGGGCTATTATTGATTTATATCTTACTTGTTGCGGCTTATGGCAGTTTTACGAGTGATCGCTTGATCATTGTCAAACAAGGTGGATTAGCGCTGATTGCACTCATTACGCTATTTTTTTAAGAATGATGCGGAGAATTCAATGTAAAAAACATGAAAGTTTGTGAAAAACCTTACTTTGGTCGCTAGAATATGCTATCCTATAACGTGCATTTTATAAATTTTTTATGAAAATGGGGTAGTAGTGTTGTTGAAGAATTATATGCGTTTATTGAGAAAAGAATTTACTGGTTATGATCTTTCAAAATTCCAAAAAGATGTATTGGCAGGAATCACCGTTGCTGCGGTTGCTTTGCCTTTAGCATTGGCGTTTGGTGTTTCAAGTGGGGCTGATGCGGCCGCTGGGTTGATTACAGCTGTCATTGCCGGTCTAGTCATTGGTGGTTTGTCAGGTGGGTTCTATCAAATCTCTGGTCCGACTGGTGCGATGGCGGCTATCTTGATGTCTATTGCGGCTAAGCAAGGGATGCAAGGGGTTTTGTTAGCCACTTTCTTAGCTGGCGGCTTTTTACTAGTTGCGGGTATTTTTAGGCTTGGAACGTTGACTTCGTTTATTCCAGCGCCAGTCATCACCGGATTTACTTCTGGGATCGCGATTATTATCGCATTGGGGCAGGTGGATAATTTATTCGGAGTCTCGTCTAAAGGTGCGAATGTCATGGAGAAGTTGACTAGCTATCAAGATTTAGGCTTTGCTATCTCTTTTCCAACGCTTCTAATGGGGAGTTTGGTGATCATCGGGATGGTGTTCTATCCTAAAAAATGGGGACAAAAAATACCAAGTTCATTACTAGCGATCGTCATTACAACTGCTTTGATGATGCTTGTTGATTGGCCAATCGCAACGGTAGGAGAAATTCCTCAAACATTGATCAGTAACAATCGGTTGTCCCTTGGCGATTTTAGCCTTTCAGCGTTCCAAACAGTACTTGTCCCTGCAATCAGTATTGCGTTATTAGGGATGATCGAAAGTTTGTTGTGCGGTGCTTCGGCAGGACGTATGGCGAATCGTCAATTAGATAGCAACCAAGAATTGATTGCACAGGGGATTGGCAATCTACTGTTGCCATTTTTTGGTGGGATTCCGGCGACAGCAGCAATCGCTCGAACGAGTGTAGCGATCAAATCAGGTGCGCAAACAAGATTAGCTGGGATGATCCACGCCATCGTCTTGTTTCTATCTATGCTGATTTTTGCTCCGATCATGTCGAATATCCCAATGCCAGCACTAGCAGGTGTGTTGATCGTTACTGCTTGGCGTATGAACGAATGGGAAACGATCAAAGAACTATTTGCTAAAAAATACTGGTCAGCGATCCTCTTATTTTTCTTGACGATGGGGTGTACAGTGATCTTTGATCTAAGTATAGCAATCGTTATCGGAATCATCAGCGGATGTGTATTTTTTGTTGCTAAGAGCGCAGCCATCACGATTTCGATTGAAGAAGTCGATTGGCAACGAGTGAACTTACCAGAAACAAGACAGTTAGATAATTGGGCGGTGGTTTATATCAGTGGGCCTTTGTTCTTCATGTCTGCTGAACGCTTGAAGGCAACCTTAGCACAGTTACAAGAAAAAGAAGGAATCATTTTTTCGATGCGTGGGGTACCGAGTATTGATTTGACGGCTCAAAGCTTATTTGAAGAATTTCAAGAAAAAGCTGTTTTACAAGGGCAGACGATCATTTACACTTCGTTACAGCCAGAAGTTGAAAAGCAATTGGAACATCTCTGGGAAAAACAAAAGACGGAACAGCATCGCACTGTAGCCCATGCATTATCCTCCTTGCACAAAAAATATGTGATCGACGGTGAAGCGTAGTCGGATGATGTGCGAGACAAAAAAGATTTGTGACTGTTACAAGGGGTAAGGTAAAATAAAGTAACAGATTTCTGGGAGGCGGAGAAATAAAATGAATATCAAACAAGTCAGTGAAGAAAAAGGCATCTCTGCGGATACATTGCGTTACTATGAGCGAATCGGACTGATTCCACCGGTAAATCGAACAACCGGGGGCATCCGTGATTATACCGAAGAAGATTTACGCTGGGTCGACTTCACACTATGTATGCGAAGCGCGGGTTTGTCGATCGAGTCCTTGACCGAGTATATCCGTTTATATGGTGCAGGTGAAGAAACGATCCTTGCTCGTAGAGACTTGCTGATGGAAGAAAGCGCCCAATTGGAAAGAAAGATGGCAGAGATGCAAGCTTGCTACGATCGTCTTCAAAAGAAAATCGCCCATTACAACGAAGACTTGGTAAAAGGCGATAAAATCTTTGCCTGATCGGGTAGACGAAACAAAGAACCAAGCAATTGCGCCTAAAATAAGGGATTGGTTGGTTCTTTGCTGTCTTTATATTTTTTGGTGAAGTAGTTCTCCGAGTGTTTGCCAATCCGCTAAAATAGTGTCTGTCAATGTTCGATTATAAAAAATAGCAGCTGGATGAAAGAGTGGCAGTACCTTATATTGCTTGTTGGAGTACTGGTAAGCATCGTGTTGTTGATTCAACTCTAAGACTGGGCCCGTATACAATTTCCCGTGATTTTTTGAAATCGTATAGTCTTTTCCTAACAAGCGCTGCAACCCAATATTACCTAATGTGGCAATCAATTGGGGACGAACATGTTGCAATTCATAATCCAAGATCGGTGCGTGGGCAAACACTTCTGCTTTACTAGGCGTTCGATTCGGATAGACGATCTCTGATTTTTGAGTCCGTCCATTGATCCGTTGGACGATACGGTAGGGGCGACTTCTAACAGCACTCGTGATATACACTTCTTCTCGAGATAAACCGACTGACTGCAGGGCATTCATCAACTCTTTGCCAGCTTGACCGCTAAATGGAATATGGTTCTCAATTTCTGTTTTTCCTGGTGCTTCGCCGACTAGCATCAACTTAGGCTGCATAGGACCTTGGCCTGCAACAAACCCTTCTACGTGATACCCTTGGATACGGCGCGTGGCTTCGTCAATCAATTGTTTTGGATAATCCATCTCATCAACTCCTGTTCTTATCCATTATAAAAAGAAATCGATCAATTGACGAATGATTGGCAACATAAAAAAGTAGTTGACGAATAAAGCCAGATTTGGTATTCTAGTAATGTTGTAATTGTGGTCTCCACAGCTACAACCGCACAGAACGAGTTAAATGAAGCACAGGTCACCCTGTCACTCTGGATGGCGAGTCTAAGTATGAAAATAAGGAGGTGCTTTAAAGCATGTACGCAATTATTAAAACAGGTGGTAAACAAGTTAAAGTTGAAGTTGGACAAACGATCTACATCGAAAAACTTGACGTTGAAGCAGGCGAAAAGGTTGTATTTGACGAAGTTATTTTAGTAGGTGGCGAAACTACGAAAGTAGGCGCTCCAACCGTTTCTGGTGCAACAGTTGAAGGTACAGTTGAAAAACACGGCAAACAAAAGAAAGTCGTAACTTTCAAATACAAACCTAAAAAACACTCACACCGCAAACAAGGTCATCGTCAACCATACACAAAAGTGGTTATCGACGCGATCAACGCTTAATCTGCGTTTGAGAAAGAAGGCCTAAACAATGATCAAAGGGACATTTAAACGAAATGACGCTGGTCAAATCGTTTCATTTACTTTGACTGGGCATGCTGATGCCGGTCCTTACGGAAGTGATATCGTCTGTGCAGGTGTTTCTGCATTAGCGATCAGCACGGTCAACGGGATTGCTTCATTAGCAGGTTTCGAACCGATTGTTGAAATGAATGAAGAAGAAGGCGGCTATTTGTACGTCGAAGTAATTTCACCATTGACACAAGAGCAAAACAATATTGCTGAAATCTTATTGGAGAATCTCCTATTAGGTTTACAATCGATCGAAGCTGACAACCCAGAACATATCCAAACAAAAACAATCAAATGAAAATAGGAGGTGCAGACCATGTTGTTAACAATGAATCTACAATTATTCGCCCACAAAAAAGGTGGCGGTTCTACATCTAACGGCCGTGACTCAGAATCAAAACGTCTAGGTGCTAAACGTGCTGACGGACAAACAGTTACAGGTGGATCAATTCTTTACCGCCAACGCGGAACAAAAATTTATCCAGGTGTGAACGTAGGTATTGGTGGAGATGACACTTTATTTGCTAAAGTTGACGGTGTTGTTCGTTTCGAACGCAAAGGCCGCGACAAAAAACAAGTGTCTGTTTATCCAGTAGCTCAAGAAGCTTAATGAACAGTTGGCTCTATTCCTTGCGTAGCAAGGGATAGGGTTTTTTTATGATTTAAATCAAACTATTCTCATGAGGGCCGGTTTCGACTCAGTAAGAGGTGGTTTTTTTGTCTCTATAGAATGAAGGGCATCTATCATTAGTGGTTTAGCAATGTTCTTCAGCTATATATGGAAAAGAGAATGCGAAAAAAATAAAAATATCCAGACAGTTATTAGTGATATCTAAAAGATCTTAGTATTTCAGAAGTGCATTATTTTCTCGGAAAATAAATAACGAACGTTCTTTGTCGTTTTGAATGTATCTTGCTTCCTTTTTGATATAAATAGTTGACGAATAGTGATTAAATCAATAGTATTAAGTTTCAAGGACAAGAGAAAAGGGGCGAAAAAATTGGCAAAACGAATTGACCGAATTTATACGTATGTCAAAGAAAAGACCGCTCATTTATCAATAGAAGAAAATGATCAAGGCGTAACGACCCAAGAGATTGCTGAAGTTTTGGGTATCCAGCGTACCAATAGCAGTAAAGATCTTAACAAACTAGTACGCGAAGGAAAGCTAAAGAAAATGGATGGTCGTCCGGTTCGGTATGTCTACCAAGAGAGTCCAATCACAGAAAAACCATTAACCAAATATGTACCAAGTTATAAAGAAGAAATGACTGGTGTGAAAAAGCCGAGTCTTCAAGTAGATACGAAGGATATCTTTGCCAAGATCATCGGGGCAAATGGCAGTATGAAAAACTCAGTGGAGCAAGCCAAGGCGGCGATTTTATATCCGCCAAGAGGACTGAACTGTTTGATCACTGGGCCAACGGGATCAGGAAAA from Enterococcus sp. DIV1094 includes these protein-coding regions:
- a CDS encoding type II CAAX prenyl endopeptidase Rce1 family protein, translated to MFTMFQAVTFNPWRSLLALILLILADWGMMTANPVFSGALDWTFLPIGGLLALISLIGWKNTQSLFEKLRKKDWSWIIFVIISGSLLSDIFILIGKLLNQTMAANAGGANWYEGLSIGGGILYLSQLSVSLIGEELYIAAIFVLTFLLLSRFMPTKVSILTASTISLLVFGLSHYAVYGGNLYQCIFVIGLAHAPSLYAWLKTQNLWIPMLAHILYDLILLFIILLFGI
- a CDS encoding O-methyltransferase; its protein translation is MRNEMMHRPVVKEELLDFMRTEQKQLTGELGKVEEEAHVAEVPIIPHETVVFLQFLLGQIKPKQVLEIGAAIGFSSSLMAQVIGKDGHVTTIDRFDVMIRKAKATYERLGLTDQVTLLEGQAADILPTLTGPYDFIFMDSAKSKYIEFLPECLRVLKKGGVLMVDDIFQGGTILLADEEIPRGKRAIHRKLNEFLRVVMAHPDLTSTLLPLGDGVILITKEAETIDL
- a CDS encoding SulP family inorganic anion transporter codes for the protein MLKNYMRLLRKEFTGYDLSKFQKDVLAGITVAAVALPLALAFGVSSGADAAAGLITAVIAGLVIGGLSGGFYQISGPTGAMAAILMSIAAKQGMQGVLLATFLAGGFLLVAGIFRLGTLTSFIPAPVITGFTSGIAIIIALGQVDNLFGVSSKGANVMEKLTSYQDLGFAISFPTLLMGSLVIIGMVFYPKKWGQKIPSSLLAIVITTALMMLVDWPIATVGEIPQTLISNNRLSLGDFSLSAFQTVLVPAISIALLGMIESLLCGASAGRMANRQLDSNQELIAQGIGNLLLPFFGGIPATAAIARTSVAIKSGAQTRLAGMIHAIVLFLSMLIFAPIMSNIPMPALAGVLIVTAWRMNEWETIKELFAKKYWSAILLFFLTMGCTVIFDLSIAIVIGIISGCVFFVAKSAAITISIEEVDWQRVNLPETRQLDNWAVVYISGPLFFMSAERLKATLAQLQEKEGIIFSMRGVPSIDLTAQSLFEEFQEKAVLQGQTIIYTSLQPEVEKQLEHLWEKQKTEQHRTVAHALSSLHKKYVIDGEA
- a CDS encoding TetR/AcrR family transcriptional regulator; translation: MDRRSAKTKQAIKQAFLDLTKEKPINKITIAELSQQADIGRGTFYTHYEDIYDLRSKIIEESICILTDIFDQTYPKKEQYDFRNFVHALVNHVDENKAVFHFFFNDFMDDELSAQLTHILIKRVLDEEQLDEKDIKNKVEVLFSISGITNVLAEWSSGHLKVEKDELITILDDIITRF
- a CDS encoding DUF1304 domain-containing protein, producing the protein MTLLSQILVTLVALEFLYIMYIETFATVSATTSRVFNMPKEELQRQSVQTLFKNQGIYNGLLGVALIYGAYFSNAPKEITGLLLIYILLVAAYGSFTSDRLIIVKQGGLALIALITLFF
- a CDS encoding ribosomal-processing cysteine protease Prp, with translation MIKGTFKRNDAGQIVSFTLTGHADAGPYGSDIVCAGVSALAISTVNGIASLAGFEPIVEMNEEEGGYLYVEVISPLTQEQNNIAEILLENLLLGLQSIEADNPEHIQTKTIK
- a CDS encoding signal peptidase I — translated: MPIYKKITFISSITLVSLLAMILCVVLLPRVFGLTPHIIDDQAMGAAYSEGSLIYVQKRKVDTLLVGDVITYYENSGKHIVTRRVVAIEDQHRYFYTKADGKTQIEVEAVRDRNIIGTPVFKIPYIGLLFSRHAFNWMKWVFLGIAVCLSSITAWHTYLELKKRREKETDFFSDIQ
- a CDS encoding lipoate--protein ligase produces the protein MIFVPNENHDPRVNLAIETYLLQEMPLEEPILLFYINEPSIIIGRNQNTIEEINREYVEEHGIHVVRRLSGGGAVYHDFGNLNFSFIMPDDGDSFRDFAKVTKPIIQALHELGISGAELKGRNDLVIDGLKFSGNAMYATNGRMFAHGTIMFDSDIDEVVNALKVKKEKIESKGIKSIRSRVTNIKPFLPEEKQGMTTEEFREDILLKIFGVSSVEEVKTYELTEKDWEKINQISEQYYRNWDWNYGKSPDFNFSRQKRFSIGSIEVHLNVSEGIIDDVKIFGDFFGLGDIKDVEQALTGLKYDKPTLQKAVETIDIKKYFGAIEAQDLLELLY
- a CDS encoding MerR family transcriptional regulator, producing the protein MNIKQVSEEKGISADTLRYYERIGLIPPVNRTTGGIRDYTEEDLRWVDFTLCMRSAGLSIESLTEYIRLYGAGEETILARRDLLMEESAQLERKMAEMQACYDRLQKKIAHYNEDLVKGDKIFA
- the rplU gene encoding 50S ribosomal protein L21, translating into MYAIIKTGGKQVKVEVGQTIYIEKLDVEAGEKVVFDEVILVGGETTKVGAPTVSGATVEGTVEKHGKQKKVVTFKYKPKKHSHRKQGHRQPYTKVVIDAINA
- a CDS encoding uracil-DNA glycosylase, coding for MDYPKQLIDEATRRIQGYHVEGFVAGQGPMQPKLMLVGEAPGKTEIENHIPFSGQAGKELMNALQSVGLSREEVYITSAVRSRPYRIVQRINGRTQKSEIVYPNRTPSKAEVFAHAPILDYELQHVRPQLIATLGNIGLQRLLGKDYTISKNHGKLYTGPVLELNQQHDAYQYSNKQYKVLPLFHPAAIFYNRTLTDTILADWQTLGELLHQKI
- a CDS encoding GNAT family N-acetyltransferase, translated to MEKLTIRSIDKKDLDTASKFAAQGMNYSSYTENPIALYLYRQYALSAMLMKSTVTLGAYLDGKFVGFIFARFDGEKKVPVSWGRRLFVNMVEKMIGLTGYQGAIGAYDQANQKMYHEFASNHPEGEITYFAVDPALKGKRIGSRLLEEIKKRYKDKRVYLYTDSNCNYQFYLKKGFQIFGRQPIDLGEGEPMTCYLLSTTL